A section of the Citrus sinensis cultivar Valencia sweet orange chromosome 8, DVS_A1.0, whole genome shotgun sequence genome encodes:
- the LOC102629613 gene encoding methylthioribose kinase isoform X1, which yields MAFTEFRPLDDKSLLEYIKATPSLSSKIGNKFDDLTIKEVGDGNLNFVYIVVGTSGSFVIKQALPYVRCIGESWPMTKERAYFEALALKEHGKLCPDHVPEVYHFDRTMSLIGMRYLEPPHIILRKGLIAGIKYPLLAEHMSEFMAKTLFYTSLLYRTTTEHKRNVAEFCGNVELCRLTEQVVFSDPYKVSKFNHWTSPYLDRDAEAVREDNTLKLEVAGLKSMFCERAQALIHGDLHTGSVMVTPNSTQVIDPEFAFYGPMGFDIGAFVGNLILAFFAQDGHAAEGNDRKEYKEWILRTIEETWTLFHQKFTALWHQHKDGSGEAYLPEIYNKPELQQLVQEKFMKDLFHDTLGFGAAKMIRRIVGVAHVEDFESIKDDSKRATCERQALELAKLLLKERRNFQAITEVVSAIRKLHA from the exons ATGGCTTTTACGGAGTTTCGACCACTCGACGATAAATCTCTGCTCGAGTATATTAAAGCGACGCCGTCTTTGTCGTCTAAGATTGGTAACAAGTTCGACGACTTGACGATCAAAGAAGTCGGAGACGGCAACCTTAATTTCGTCTACATCGTTGTCGGCACTTCTGGTTCTTTCGTCATCAAGCAG GCTCTTCCGTATGTACGTTGCATTGGTGAATCATGGCCCATGACAAAGGAAAGAGCGTATTTTGAGGCACTAGCATTGAAAGAGCATGGCAAATTGTGTCCTGACCATGTTCCCGAAGTCTATCATTTTGACCGTACAATGTCTTTGATTGGTATGCGGTACCTGGAGCCTCCTCATATTATCCTGAGAAAGGGGTTGATTGCTGGAATAAAGTATCCATTACTTGCGGAACACATGTCAGAATTCATGGCAAAGACTCTTTTCTACACATCTCTTTTATATCGTACCACCACAGAGCACAAACGTAATG TTGCTGAATTTTGTGGGAATGTGGAGCTATGCAGGCTCACGGAGCAGGTTGTTTTCTCGGACCCCTACAAAGTATCTAAGTTTAACCATTGGACTTCTCCTTATCTTGATCGTGACGCTGAGGCTGTTCGGGAGGATAATACATTAAAGCTGGAAGTTGCTGGGTTGAAATccat GTTCTGTGAAAGAGCACAAGCCCTGATACATGGAGATCTCCACACTGGCTCTGTTATGGTCACTCCTAATTCAACTCAGGTTATAGATCCAGAATTTGCATTTTATGGACCAATGGGTTTTGACATTGGAGCTTTTGTTGGAAACTTGATTTTGGCCTTTTTTGCCCAAGATGGACATGCTGCTGAAGGGAATGACAGGAAA GAGTATAAGGAGTGGATTTTGAGGACAATTGAAGAGACTTGGACTCTGTTCCACCAGAAGTTCACTGCACTTTGGCATCAACACAAGGATGGTTCTGGTGAGGCATACCTTCCAGAAATTTATAACAAACCTGAGCTTCAGCAGCTTGTGcaagaaaaatttatgaaagatCTATTCCATGACACCCTTGGATTTGGTGCTGCCAAAATGATAAG GAGGATTGTCGGTGTAGCCCatgttgaggattttgaaTCAATTAAGGATGATAGCAAGCGAGCAACTTGTGAGCGGCAAGCTCTGGAACTGGCAAAGTTGCTTCTCAAAGAAAGGCGGAATTTCCAGGCCATCACTGAAGTGGTCTCAGCGATTCGGAAGCTCCATGCGTAA
- the LOC102629613 gene encoding methylthioribose kinase isoform X2: protein MTKERAYFEALALKEHGKLCPDHVPEVYHFDRTMSLIGMRYLEPPHIILRKGLIAGIKYPLLAEHMSEFMAKTLFYTSLLYRTTTEHKRNVAEFCGNVELCRLTEQVVFSDPYKVSKFNHWTSPYLDRDAEAVREDNTLKLEVAGLKSMFCERAQALIHGDLHTGSVMVTPNSTQVIDPEFAFYGPMGFDIGAFVGNLILAFFAQDGHAAEGNDRKEYKEWILRTIEETWTLFHQKFTALWHQHKDGSGEAYLPEIYNKPELQQLVQEKFMKDLFHDTLGFGAAKMIRRIVGVAHVEDFESIKDDSKRATCERQALELAKLLLKERRNFQAITEVVSAIRKLHA from the exons ATGACAAAGGAAAGAGCGTATTTTGAGGCACTAGCATTGAAAGAGCATGGCAAATTGTGTCCTGACCATGTTCCCGAAGTCTATCATTTTGACCGTACAATGTCTTTGATTGGTATGCGGTACCTGGAGCCTCCTCATATTATCCTGAGAAAGGGGTTGATTGCTGGAATAAAGTATCCATTACTTGCGGAACACATGTCAGAATTCATGGCAAAGACTCTTTTCTACACATCTCTTTTATATCGTACCACCACAGAGCACAAACGTAATG TTGCTGAATTTTGTGGGAATGTGGAGCTATGCAGGCTCACGGAGCAGGTTGTTTTCTCGGACCCCTACAAAGTATCTAAGTTTAACCATTGGACTTCTCCTTATCTTGATCGTGACGCTGAGGCTGTTCGGGAGGATAATACATTAAAGCTGGAAGTTGCTGGGTTGAAATccat GTTCTGTGAAAGAGCACAAGCCCTGATACATGGAGATCTCCACACTGGCTCTGTTATGGTCACTCCTAATTCAACTCAGGTTATAGATCCAGAATTTGCATTTTATGGACCAATGGGTTTTGACATTGGAGCTTTTGTTGGAAACTTGATTTTGGCCTTTTTTGCCCAAGATGGACATGCTGCTGAAGGGAATGACAGGAAA GAGTATAAGGAGTGGATTTTGAGGACAATTGAAGAGACTTGGACTCTGTTCCACCAGAAGTTCACTGCACTTTGGCATCAACACAAGGATGGTTCTGGTGAGGCATACCTTCCAGAAATTTATAACAAACCTGAGCTTCAGCAGCTTGTGcaagaaaaatttatgaaagatCTATTCCATGACACCCTTGGATTTGGTGCTGCCAAAATGATAAG GAGGATTGTCGGTGTAGCCCatgttgaggattttgaaTCAATTAAGGATGATAGCAAGCGAGCAACTTGTGAGCGGCAAGCTCTGGAACTGGCAAAGTTGCTTCTCAAAGAAAGGCGGAATTTCCAGGCCATCACTGAAGTGGTCTCAGCGATTCGGAAGCTCCATGCGTAA
- the LOC102630075 gene encoding triacylglycerol lipase 1 isoform X2 has translation MRRSLSSSLVVGAIFALLLREISAVKTDVSNLRRRSPDDGTRSLCSHLIRPNGYPCTEHTVQTKDGYLLALQRVSSRNGNLRVQCGPPVLLVHGLFMGGDAWFLDSTEESLGFILADHGFDVWVANVRGTHWSHGHVTLSEKSKGFWDWSWQDLALYDLAEMICFINLKTSSKIFLVGHSQGTIVSLAALTQPDVVEMVEAAALLSPISYLDHITAPLVRRMVSMHLDQMVLALGIHQLNFRSNVLIDLIDSLCDGHLDCNDLLTAITGKNCCFNNSRVDFYLENEPHPSSAKNIHHLFQMIRQGTFSQYDYGFFKNLRLYGQTKPPAFDLTRIPKSLPLWMSYGGNDALADVIDVQHTLNELQSTPELVYLENYGHMDFILSINGKEDLYKSLIGFFRSGGKSSSS, from the exons ATGAGGAGGTCGCTGTCATCATCACTGGTGGTTGGCGCGATTTTCGCTCTCCTCCTACGCGAAATCTCCGCCGTCAAAACCGATGTTTCGAATCTACGCCGTCGATCACCGGACGATGGCACTCGCTCACTCTGCTCTCACCTCATCCGGCCCAACGGCTATCCCTGCACCGAACACACC GTTCAAACAAAGGATGGTTACTTACTGGCTCTTCAAAGAGTGTCATCTCGCAATGGGAATCTAAGAGTTCAATGCGGTCCCCCTGTTTTGCTTGTGCATGGACTCTTCATG GGAGGTGATGCGTGGTTTTTGGATTCTACGGAAGAGTCATTGGGCTTCATCCTTGCAGATCATGGTTTTGATGTATGGGTTGCAAATGTGCGCGGGACGCATTGGAGTCATGGCCATGTAACTTTATCCGAGAAGAGTAAG GGCTTTTGGGATTGGAGTTGGCAGGATTTGGCTCTGTATGACCTTGCTGAAATGATATGTttcataaatttgaaaacaagcTCCAAAATTTTCCTTGTTGGACATTCACAG GGAACCATCGTGTCTTTGGCTGCTCTCACTCAGCCAGACGTAGTGGAAATGGTTGAGGCTGCTGCTCTTTTGAGTCCTATATCATACTTGGATCATATCACTGCTCCACTTGTACGAAGAATGGTTAGCATGCATCTTGATCAG ATGGTTTTGGCTCTGGGTATACATCAACTGAATTTTAGAAG TAATGTGTTaattgacctcatcgactcCCTATGCGATGGCCATTTAGATTGCAATGACTTGCTAACTGCCATaacag GGAAGAATTGTTGCTTCAACAACTCACGAGTGGACTTCTATTTGGAAAATGAACCTCACCCTTCTTCTGCAAAAAACATTCATCATCTGTTCCAGA TGATCCGTCAGGGCACTTTTTCCCAGTATGACTATGGGTTTTTCAAAAACCTGAGGCTCTATGGTCAGACGAAACCCCCAGCATTCGATCTTACCCGCATCCCCAAGTCCTTACCATTATGGATGAGTTATGGGGGAAATGATGCTTTAGCAGACGTGATAGATGTGCAGCACACTCTCAATGAGTTGCAGTCCACTCCGGAGTTGGTTTATCTTGAGAACTACGGTCATATGGACTTTATTTTGAGCATAAATGGGAAGGAAGATCTTTACAAAAGTTTGATTGGATTTTTCAGGTCTGGGGGAAAGTCTAGCAGCTCTTGA
- the LOC102630075 gene encoding triacylglycerol lipase 1 isoform X1 has protein sequence MRRSLSSSLVVGAIFALLLREISAVKTDVSNLRRRSPDDGTRSLCSHLIRPNGYPCTEHTVQTKDGYLLALQRVSSRNGNLRVQCGPPVLLVHGLFMQGGDAWFLDSTEESLGFILADHGFDVWVANVRGTHWSHGHVTLSEKSKGFWDWSWQDLALYDLAEMICFINLKTSSKIFLVGHSQGTIVSLAALTQPDVVEMVEAAALLSPISYLDHITAPLVRRMVSMHLDQMVLALGIHQLNFRSNVLIDLIDSLCDGHLDCNDLLTAITGKNCCFNNSRVDFYLENEPHPSSAKNIHHLFQMIRQGTFSQYDYGFFKNLRLYGQTKPPAFDLTRIPKSLPLWMSYGGNDALADVIDVQHTLNELQSTPELVYLENYGHMDFILSINGKEDLYKSLIGFFRSGGKSSSS, from the exons ATGAGGAGGTCGCTGTCATCATCACTGGTGGTTGGCGCGATTTTCGCTCTCCTCCTACGCGAAATCTCCGCCGTCAAAACCGATGTTTCGAATCTACGCCGTCGATCACCGGACGATGGCACTCGCTCACTCTGCTCTCACCTCATCCGGCCCAACGGCTATCCCTGCACCGAACACACC GTTCAAACAAAGGATGGTTACTTACTGGCTCTTCAAAGAGTGTCATCTCGCAATGGGAATCTAAGAGTTCAATGCGGTCCCCCTGTTTTGCTTGTGCATGGACTCTTCATG CAGGGAGGTGATGCGTGGTTTTTGGATTCTACGGAAGAGTCATTGGGCTTCATCCTTGCAGATCATGGTTTTGATGTATGGGTTGCAAATGTGCGCGGGACGCATTGGAGTCATGGCCATGTAACTTTATCCGAGAAGAGTAAG GGCTTTTGGGATTGGAGTTGGCAGGATTTGGCTCTGTATGACCTTGCTGAAATGATATGTttcataaatttgaaaacaagcTCCAAAATTTTCCTTGTTGGACATTCACAG GGAACCATCGTGTCTTTGGCTGCTCTCACTCAGCCAGACGTAGTGGAAATGGTTGAGGCTGCTGCTCTTTTGAGTCCTATATCATACTTGGATCATATCACTGCTCCACTTGTACGAAGAATGGTTAGCATGCATCTTGATCAG ATGGTTTTGGCTCTGGGTATACATCAACTGAATTTTAGAAG TAATGTGTTaattgacctcatcgactcCCTATGCGATGGCCATTTAGATTGCAATGACTTGCTAACTGCCATaacag GGAAGAATTGTTGCTTCAACAACTCACGAGTGGACTTCTATTTGGAAAATGAACCTCACCCTTCTTCTGCAAAAAACATTCATCATCTGTTCCAGA TGATCCGTCAGGGCACTTTTTCCCAGTATGACTATGGGTTTTTCAAAAACCTGAGGCTCTATGGTCAGACGAAACCCCCAGCATTCGATCTTACCCGCATCCCCAAGTCCTTACCATTATGGATGAGTTATGGGGGAAATGATGCTTTAGCAGACGTGATAGATGTGCAGCACACTCTCAATGAGTTGCAGTCCACTCCGGAGTTGGTTTATCTTGAGAACTACGGTCATATGGACTTTATTTTGAGCATAAATGGGAAGGAAGATCTTTACAAAAGTTTGATTGGATTTTTCAGGTCTGGGGGAAAGTCTAGCAGCTCTTGA
- the LOC102630581 gene encoding limonoid UDP-glucosyltransferase, with protein sequence MGTESLVHVLLVSFPGHGHVNPLLRLGRLLASKGFFLTLTTPESFGKQMRKAGNFTYEPTPVGDGFIRFEFFEDGWDEDDPRRGDLDQYMAQLELIGKQVIPKIIRKSAEEYRPVSCLINNPFIPWVSDVAESLGLPSAMLWVQSCACFAAYYHYFHGLVPFPSEKEPEIDVQLPCMPLLKHDEVPSFLHPSTPYPFLRRAILGQYENLGKPFCILLDTFYELEKEIIDYMAKICPIKPVGPLFKNPKAPTLTVRDDCMKPDECIDWLDKKPPSSVVYISFGTVVYLKQEQVEEIGYALLNSGISFLWVMKPPPEDSGVKIVELPDGFLEKVGDKGKVVQWSPQEKVLAHPSVACFVTHCGWNSTMESLASGVPVITFPQWGDQVTDAMYLCDVFKTGLRLCRGEAENRVISRDEVEKCLLEATAGPRAAELKENSLKWKKEAEEAVADGGSSDRNIQAFVDEVRRRSVEIITSSKSKSVHRVKELVEKTATANEKVELVES encoded by the coding sequence ATGGGAACTGAATCCCTTGTTCACGTCTTACTAGTTTCATTCCCCGGCCATGGCCACGTAAACCCGCTTCTGAGGCTCGGCAGACTCCTTGCTTCAAAGGGTTTCTTTCTCACCTTGACCACACCTGAAAGCTTTGGCAAACAAATGAGAAAAGCGGGTAACTTCACCTACGAGCCTACTCCAGTTGGCGACGGCTTCATTCGCTTCGAATTCTTCGAGGATGGATGGGACGAAGACGATCCAAGACGCGGAGATCTTGACCAATACATGGCTCAACTTGAGCTTATTGGCAAACAAGTGATTCCAAAAATAATCAGGAAAAGCGCTGAAGAATATCGCCCCGTTTCTTGCCTGATCAATAACCCATTTATCCCTTGGGTTTCTGATGTTGCTGAATCCCTAGGGCTTCCGTCTGCTATGCTTTGGGTTCAATCTTGTGCTTGTTTTGCTGCTTATTACCATTACTTCCACGGTTTGGTTCCATTTCCTAGTGAAAAGGAACCCGAAATTGATGTTCAGTTGCCGTGCATGCCACTACTGAAGCATGATGAAGTGCCTAGCTTCTTGCATCCGTCAACTCCTTATCCTTTCTTGAGAAGAGCTATTTTGGGGCAGTACGAAAATCTTGGCAAGCCGTTTTGCATATTGTTGGACACTTTCTATGAGCTTGAGAAAGAGATTATCGATTACATGGCAAAAATCTGCCCTATTAAACCCGTCGGCCCTCTGTTCAAAAACCCTAAAGCTCCAACCTTAACCGTCCGCGATGACTGCATGAAACCCGATGAATGCATAGACTGGCTCGACAAAAAGCCACCATCATCCGTTGTGTACATCTCTTTCGGCACGGTTGTCTACTTGAAGCAAGAACAAGTTGAAGAAATTGGCTATGCATTGTTGAACTCGGGGATTTCGTTCTTGTGGGTGATGAAGCCGCCGCCTGAAGACTCTGGCGTTAAAATTGTTGAGCTGCCAGATGGGTTCTTGGAGAAAGTTGGAGATAAGGGCAAAGTTGTGCAATGGAGTCCACAAGAAAAGGTGTTGGCTCACCCTAGTGTTGCTTGCTTTGTGACTCACTGCGGCTGGAACTCAACCATGGAGTCGTTGGCATCGGGGGTGCCGGTGATCACCTTCCCGCAATGGGGTGATCAAGTAACTGATGCCATGTATTTGTGTGATGTGTTCAAGACCGGTTTAAGATTGTGCCGTGGAGAGGCAGAGAACAGGGTAATTTCAAGGGATGAAGTGGAGAAGTGCTTGCTCGAGGCCACGGCCGGACCTAGGGCGGCGGAGCTGAAGGAGAACTCGCTGAAGTGGAAGAAGGAGGCGGAGGAAGCTGTGGCCGATGGTGGCTCGTCGGATAGGAACATTCAGGCTTTCGTTGATGAAGTAAGAAGGAGAAGTGTCGAGATTATAACCAGCAGCAAGTCGAAGTCAGTCCACAGAGTTAAGGAATTAGTGGAGAAGACGGCAACGGCAAATGAGAAGGTAGAATTGGTGGAGTCATGA